The following are encoded in a window of Acidobacteriota bacterium genomic DNA:
- a CDS encoding matrixin family metalloprotease, translating into MSVIRLRRAAACREPGADSWALGQTLCPALLSPPLALRACAEAVLVPRVSINFIRVGTELFTHGDDFEIAAAHVLANRLLEPARVRIDIAAELGIPLAEAGDFPWIESAEHARELRDTFGLGSEAIDVFWVKTWAGPTIGRGPIFGRCPDHELGASGCVIALEAVIDGTAQVLAHEIGHYLGLLHDDSSSNLMYESVPNGGRLTPEQGASLRRHCTVEWTCA; encoded by the coding sequence GTGTCGGTGATCCGCCTGCGCCGAGCGGCCGCCTGCCGGGAACCCGGAGCCGACTCGTGGGCGCTCGGCCAGACCCTCTGCCCGGCCCTGCTCTCGCCGCCTCTCGCCCTGCGCGCCTGTGCCGAGGCGGTGCTGGTACCCAGGGTCTCGATCAACTTCATCCGCGTCGGCACCGAGCTGTTCACCCACGGCGACGACTTCGAGATCGCCGCCGCCCACGTCCTGGCGAACCGCCTGCTCGAGCCGGCACGGGTGCGGATCGACATCGCGGCCGAGCTGGGCATCCCCCTGGCCGAGGCCGGCGACTTCCCGTGGATCGAGAGCGCAGAGCACGCCCGGGAGCTGCGCGACACCTTCGGCCTCGGCTCGGAGGCGATCGACGTCTTCTGGGTCAAGACCTGGGCCGGTCCGACCATCGGCCGCGGCCCGATCTTCGGCCGCTGCCCGGACCACGAGCTGGGAGCGTCGGGCTGCGTCATCGCCCTCGAAGCCGTGATCGACGGAACGGCCCAGGTGCTGGCCCACGAGATCGGTCACTACCTCGGCCTGTTGCACGACGATTCCAGCAGCAACCTGATGTATGAATCCGTCCCCAACGGCGGTCGGCTGACGCCCGAGCAGGGCGCGTCCTTGAGACGGCACTGCACCGTCGAATGGACCTGCGCCTGA